In Streptomyces sp. DG2A-72, one genomic interval encodes:
- the dut gene encoding dUTP diphosphatase, translating to MSRDPVNVLIRRVDPDVPLPSYAHPGDAGADLRTTEVCELEPGERAVLPTGVSVALPEGYAAFVHPRSGLAARCGVALVNAPGTVDAGYRGEIKVIVVNLDPREAVRFERFDRIAQLVVQQVERVRFQEVAELPGSARAEGGFGSTGGHAAVTGTSSTSGQAAVGGATGGNRYASVVSDREGQ from the coding sequence GTGAGCCGTGACCCCGTGAACGTGCTGATCCGGCGCGTCGACCCGGACGTACCGCTTCCGTCGTACGCGCACCCCGGTGACGCGGGAGCCGATCTGCGCACCACCGAGGTGTGCGAACTGGAGCCCGGTGAACGGGCCGTGCTGCCCACGGGGGTGTCTGTCGCGCTCCCGGAGGGGTACGCGGCCTTCGTGCATCCGCGATCCGGTCTCGCCGCCCGCTGCGGTGTCGCCCTCGTCAATGCCCCGGGGACGGTTGATGCCGGGTACCGTGGAGAGATCAAGGTGATCGTGGTGAATCTCGACCCGCGCGAGGCCGTGCGGTTCGAGCGCTTCGACCGGATTGCCCAACTGGTCGTCCAGCAGGTCGAGAGGGTCCGCTTCCAGGAGGTTGCGGAGCTTCCCGGGTCGGCGCGGGCCGAAGGGGGCTTCGGATCCACCGGCGGCCATGCCGCGGTGACCGGAACGAGCAGCACAAGCGGTCAGGCCGCCGTGGGCGGCGCGACGGGTGGGAATCGATACGCTTCGGTCGTATCCGACCGGGAAGGACAGTGA
- a CDS encoding TrkA family potassium uptake protein: MHIVIMGCGRVGSALAQTLEQQGHTVAVIDQDPTAFRRLGSSFGGRRVTGVGFDQDTLREAGIEEAGAFAAVSSGDNSNIIAARVAREMFGIENVAARIYDPRRAEVYQRLGIPTVATVRWTADQMLRRLLPSGAEPLWRDPTGGVQLAEVHASTAWVGHKISKLQEETGVRVAFLTRLGEAVLPSSQTVLQEGDLVHVMMRADEVDKVEAAFAKGPEEEGGH; encoded by the coding sequence GTGCACATCGTCATCATGGGCTGCGGCAGAGTGGGCTCCGCTCTCGCCCAGACCTTGGAGCAACAGGGGCACACGGTCGCCGTGATCGACCAGGACCCCACCGCCTTCCGACGGCTCGGCTCCTCGTTCGGTGGCCGCCGGGTCACCGGCGTCGGCTTCGACCAGGACACCCTGCGCGAGGCCGGCATCGAGGAGGCCGGCGCCTTCGCCGCCGTCTCCAGCGGCGACAACTCGAACATCATCGCCGCCCGCGTCGCGCGCGAGATGTTCGGCATCGAGAACGTCGCGGCCCGTATCTACGACCCCCGCCGCGCCGAGGTCTACCAGCGCCTCGGCATCCCCACCGTCGCGACCGTGCGCTGGACCGCCGACCAGATGCTGCGCCGTCTGCTCCCCTCGGGTGCCGAGCCGCTGTGGCGCGACCCCACCGGCGGTGTCCAGCTGGCCGAGGTGCACGCCTCGACCGCCTGGGTCGGTCACAAGATCAGCAAGCTGCAGGAGGAGACGGGCGTCCGCGTGGCGTTCCTGACCCGCCTCGGTGAGGCGGTGCTGCCCTCCTCGCAGACGGTGCTGCAGGAGGGCGACCTGGTGCACGTGATGATGCGTGCCGACGAGGTCGACAAGGTCGAGGCGGCGTTCGCCAAGGGTCCCGAAGAGGAGGGCGGTCACTGA
- a CDS encoding TrkA family potassium uptake protein, which yields MRVAIAGAGAVGRSIAGELLENGHEVLLIDKAPTAISVERVPQAEWLLADACEITSLDEAALQRCNVVIAATGDDKVNLVVSLLAKTEYGVPRVVARVNNPKNEWLFNESWGVDVAVSTPRLMSALVEEAVSVGDLVRLLRFSHGDANLVELTLPEESALAGTQVGDVEWPQDTSLVTIIRGNRVLTPSQEDSLEAGDELLFVAAQAREEQLEDLLSVRREDTVS from the coding sequence ATGAGGGTCGCCATTGCCGGTGCCGGTGCGGTGGGCCGCTCGATCGCGGGCGAACTGCTGGAGAACGGCCACGAGGTCCTGCTCATCGACAAAGCGCCGACCGCCATCTCGGTCGAGCGCGTGCCGCAGGCGGAGTGGCTGCTCGCCGACGCCTGCGAGATCACGTCCCTGGACGAGGCCGCGCTCCAGCGCTGCAACGTCGTGATCGCCGCGACCGGCGACGACAAGGTGAACCTGGTCGTCTCCCTGCTGGCGAAGACGGAATACGGCGTCCCGCGCGTCGTCGCCCGGGTGAACAACCCGAAGAACGAGTGGCTGTTCAACGAGTCCTGGGGCGTCGACGTCGCCGTCTCCACCCCCCGTCTCATGTCCGCCCTCGTCGAGGAGGCGGTCAGCGTCGGCGACCTGGTCCGGCTGCTGCGCTTCAGCCACGGCGACGCCAACCTCGTCGAGCTGACCCTGCCGGAGGAGTCGGCTCTGGCCGGCACGCAGGTCGGCGATGTCGAGTGGCCGCAGGACACCTCCCTGGTCACCATCATCCGCGGCAACCGCGTCCTCACCCCGTCCCAGGAGGACTCCCTGGAAGCGGGCGACGAGCTGCTGTTCGTGGCGGCCCAGGCCCGCGAGGAGCAGCTGGAGGATCTGCTGTCGGTGCGGCGCGAGGACACGGTGAGCTGA
- a CDS encoding response regulator translates to MTRVLVIEDEPQIVRALVINLKARKYEVDAAHDGATALQLAAARHPDVVVLDLGLPDLDGVEVIKGLRGWTRVPIIVLSARHTSDEKVEALDAGADDYVTKPFGMDELLARLRAAVRRAEPTGGGEDDVTVETDEFTVDLAAKKVNRAGKDVRLTPTEWHLLEVLVRNSGRLVSQKQLLQEVWGPSYGTETNYLRVYMAQLRRKLEADPSHPKHFMTEPGMGYRFER, encoded by the coding sequence ATGACCCGGGTGCTCGTGATCGAGGACGAGCCGCAGATCGTGCGCGCCCTAGTGATCAACCTCAAGGCCCGCAAGTACGAGGTCGACGCGGCCCACGACGGCGCCACCGCCCTCCAGCTCGCCGCCGCCCGCCACCCCGACGTCGTGGTGCTCGACCTGGGACTGCCCGACCTCGACGGCGTCGAGGTGATCAAGGGGCTGCGTGGCTGGACCCGGGTGCCGATCATCGTGCTCTCCGCCCGGCACACCTCCGACGAGAAGGTCGAGGCGCTGGACGCGGGCGCCGACGACTACGTCACCAAGCCCTTCGGCATGGACGAGCTGCTGGCCCGGCTGCGGGCCGCCGTCCGCCGCGCCGAGCCCACCGGGGGCGGCGAGGACGACGTGACGGTGGAGACCGACGAGTTCACCGTCGACCTGGCCGCCAAGAAGGTCAACCGCGCCGGCAAGGACGTACGGCTGACCCCCACGGAGTGGCACCTCCTGGAGGTCCTCGTCCGCAACAGCGGCCGCCTGGTCAGCCAGAAGCAGCTGCTGCAAGAGGTGTGGGGGCCGTCGTACGGGACGGAGACGAACTACCTGCGGGTGTACATGGCCCAGCTCAGGAGGAAGCTGGAGGCCGACCCGTCGCACCCGAAACACTTCATGACGGAGCCGGGGATGGGGTACCGGTTCGAGCGCTAG
- a CDS encoding APC family permease, with protein MSKLTDVPKRILIGRALRSDRLGETLLPKRIALPVFASDPLSSVAYAPGEVLLVLSIAGVSAYHFSPWIAVAVVVLMFTVVASYRQNVRAYPSGGGDYEVATTNLGNKAGLTVASALLVDYVLTVAVSISSGIENLGSAIPFVVENKVVCAIAVILLLTLMNLRGVKESGKLFAIPTYVFVAGVFIMIAWGAFRGLVLDDPMRAPTASYEIKAEHQGLAGFALVFLLLRAFSSGCAALTGVEAISNGVPAFRKPKSKNAATTLAMMGLLAVTMFCGIIGLAMATKVRMAENPAVDLLSNGVALGSDYVQNPVITQVAEAVFGKGSFFFIVLAAATALVLFLAANTAYNGFPVLGSILAQDRYLPRQLHTRGDRLAFSNGIVLLAGAAMLLVWVYGADSTRLIQLYIVGVFVSFTLSQTGMVRHWNRHLATEKDPAKRRHMVRSRAINTFGAFFTGLVLVVVLVTKFTHGAWVALLGMVIFYVTMTAIRRHYDHVSEELAAPEGPSDDSVRPSRVHSVVLISKIHRPTLRALAYAKLMRSDTLEALSVNVDPAETKALRAEWERRGIDVPLKVLDSPYREITRPIIEYVKNVRRQSPRDVVSVIIPEYVVGHWYEQLLHNQSALRLKGRLLFTPGVMVTSVPYQLESSELARKRARKRQEWNAPGSVRRGPAEQRAKEPSGKE; from the coding sequence GTGTCCAAACTGACCGACGTGCCCAAACGGATTCTGATCGGGCGCGCACTGCGCAGTGATCGGCTGGGGGAAACACTCCTGCCGAAGCGCATCGCCCTCCCCGTCTTCGCCTCCGACCCGCTGTCCTCCGTGGCGTACGCGCCCGGAGAGGTGCTGCTGGTCCTCTCGATCGCGGGCGTGTCGGCGTACCACTTCAGCCCCTGGATCGCGGTCGCGGTCGTCGTGCTGATGTTCACGGTGGTCGCCTCCTACCGGCAGAACGTGCGCGCCTACCCGAGCGGCGGCGGCGACTACGAGGTGGCCACCACCAACCTCGGCAACAAGGCGGGCCTGACCGTCGCGAGCGCGCTGCTCGTCGACTACGTCCTCACCGTTGCCGTGTCGATCTCGTCCGGCATCGAGAACCTCGGCTCCGCGATCCCCTTCGTGGTCGAGAACAAGGTGGTCTGCGCGATCGCCGTGATCCTGCTGCTGACACTGATGAACCTGCGCGGCGTCAAGGAGTCCGGCAAGCTCTTCGCGATCCCGACGTACGTGTTCGTCGCGGGCGTGTTCATCATGATCGCGTGGGGCGCGTTCCGCGGGCTGGTGCTGGACGACCCCATGCGGGCGCCGACGGCGTCGTACGAGATCAAGGCGGAGCATCAGGGACTGGCGGGCTTCGCTCTGGTCTTCCTGCTCCTGCGCGCCTTCTCCTCCGGCTGTGCCGCGCTCACCGGTGTCGAGGCGATCTCCAACGGTGTCCCGGCCTTCCGCAAGCCCAAGTCGAAGAACGCGGCGACCACGCTGGCGATGATGGGTCTGCTCGCGGTCACCATGTTCTGCGGGATCATCGGGCTGGCCATGGCGACCAAGGTCCGCATGGCCGAGAACCCGGCCGTCGACCTGCTCAGCAACGGTGTCGCGCTCGGCTCCGACTACGTCCAGAACCCGGTGATCACCCAGGTCGCCGAGGCCGTCTTCGGCAAGGGCAGCTTCTTCTTCATCGTGCTCGCCGCGGCCACCGCCCTGGTGCTGTTCCTCGCGGCCAACACCGCGTACAACGGCTTCCCGGTGCTCGGCTCGATCCTCGCCCAGGACCGCTATCTGCCCCGCCAGCTGCACACCCGCGGCGACCGGCTCGCCTTCTCGAACGGCATCGTGCTGCTGGCCGGCGCGGCCATGTTGCTGGTGTGGGTGTACGGCGCCGACTCGACCCGGCTGATCCAGCTGTACATCGTCGGCGTGTTCGTCTCCTTCACGCTCAGCCAGACCGGCATGGTCCGCCACTGGAACCGCCACCTGGCCACCGAGAAGGACCCCGCCAAGCGCCGCCACATGGTCCGCTCCCGCGCGATCAACACCTTCGGCGCCTTCTTCACCGGCCTGGTGCTGGTGGTCGTCCTGGTCACCAAGTTCACCCACGGCGCCTGGGTCGCGCTGCTCGGCATGGTGATCTTCTATGTCACGATGACGGCCATCCGCCGCCACTACGACCACGTCTCCGAGGAACTCGCCGCCCCCGAGGGCCCGAGCGACGACAGCGTACGGCCGTCCCGCGTGCACTCCGTCGTGCTGATCTCCAAGATCCACCGCCCCACCCTGCGGGCTCTGGCCTACGCCAAGCTGATGCGCTCGGACACCCTTGAGGCGCTCAGCGTCAACGTCGACCCGGCCGAGACCAAGGCGCTGCGCGCGGAGTGGGAGCGGCGCGGGATCGACGTACCGCTGAAGGTGCTGGACTCGCCGTACCGGGAGATCACCCGGCCGATCATCGAGTACGTCAAGAACGTGCGCCGTCAGTCGCCGCGCGACGTCGTGTCGGTGATCATCCCCGAGTACGTCGTCGGCCACTGGTACGAGCAGCTGCTGCACAACCAGAGCGCGCTGCGGCTGAAGGGCCGGCTGCTGTTCACGCCGGGTGTCATGGTGACCTCGGTGCCCTACCAGCTGGAGTCGTCCGAGCTCGCGAGGAAGCGGGCGCGGAAGCGGCAGGAGTGGAACGCGCCGGGGTCGGTGCGGCGTGGTCCGGCGGAGCAGCGGGCGAAGGAGCCGAGCGGGAAGGAGTGA
- a CDS encoding DUF3159 domain-containing protein gives MTSLDKPTTDTEDTEDTAAAGHDARAVTEAALFEAFGGLRGMIETVLPGLLFVTIYTINKDLHLSAIAALGVSLLLVVVRLAMRDTVKHAFSGVFGVAFGVVFAMMTGNAKDFYLPGMLYTLGLALAYIITTLAGVPLLGLILGPVFKENLSWRTRNPGRKKAYAKASYAWGLILLAKCAILFPLYWWADTTQLGWVLVALKIPPFLLAVWLTWVFLAKAPAPIDVFAEMEAEEKAEQERKAALTPEHGEATAGRHRRDA, from the coding sequence GTGACGTCGCTCGACAAGCCGACCACAGACACCGAAGACACCGAAGACACCGCAGCCGCCGGGCACGACGCCCGGGCGGTGACCGAGGCAGCGCTGTTCGAGGCGTTCGGCGGCCTGCGGGGCATGATCGAGACGGTGCTGCCCGGTCTTCTCTTCGTCACCATCTACACGATCAACAAGGACCTGCACCTGTCGGCGATCGCCGCCCTCGGTGTGTCCCTGCTGCTGGTCGTGGTCCGCCTGGCGATGAGGGACACCGTCAAGCACGCCTTCAGCGGAGTCTTCGGCGTCGCGTTCGGTGTCGTGTTCGCGATGATGACGGGCAACGCCAAGGACTTCTACCTGCCCGGCATGCTCTACACGCTGGGCCTGGCGCTCGCGTACATCATCACGACCCTGGCCGGCGTCCCGCTGCTCGGCCTGATCCTCGGCCCGGTCTTCAAGGAGAACCTCTCCTGGCGCACCCGCAACCCGGGCCGAAAGAAGGCGTACGCCAAGGCCAGTTACGCCTGGGGACTGATCCTGCTCGCCAAGTGCGCGATCCTTTTCCCGCTGTACTGGTGGGCCGACACCACCCAGCTCGGCTGGGTCCTGGTCGCCCTGAAGATCCCGCCGTTCCTGCTGGCCGTCTGGCTGACCTGGGTGTTCCTGGCGAAGGCTCCGGCACCCATCGACGTGTTCGCCGAGATGGAGGCGGAGGAGAAGGCCGAGCAGGAACGCAAGGCAGCTCTCACGCCGGAGCACGGCGAGGCCACGGCGGGCCGGCACCGCCGGGACGCCTAG
- a CDS encoding class I SAM-dependent RNA methyltransferase: protein MQAEPKKSLVGEEYEVEIGPVAHGGHCIARTESGQVLFVRHTLPGERVVARVTEGEEGSRFLRADAVEVLSASKDRVEAPCPYAGPGRCGGCDWQHAKPGAQRRMKGEVIAEQLQRLAGLTPEEAGWDGTVMPAEGDKLPAGQVPAWRTRVQYAVDAETGRAGLRRHRSHEVEPIDHCMIAAEGVSELGIEKRDWTGMESVEAIAATGSQDRQVILTPRPGARLPLVELDKPVSVLRVEEKDGGVHRVHGRPFVRERADGRTYRVGNGGFWQVHPKAADTLVTAVMQGLLPRKGEMALDLYCGVGLFAGALADRLGEKGAVLGIESGKRAVEDARHNLADFPRVRIEQGKVESVLPRTGITEVDLIVLDPPRAGAGRKTVEHLSSLGARRIAYVACDPAALARDLGYFRDGGYRVRMLRAFDLFPMTHHVECVAILEPVAKGS from the coding sequence ATGCAGGCAGAACCGAAGAAGTCACTGGTCGGGGAGGAGTACGAGGTCGAGATCGGGCCCGTCGCGCACGGCGGGCACTGCATCGCCCGTACGGAGTCGGGGCAGGTGCTGTTCGTCCGGCACACGCTGCCCGGTGAGCGGGTCGTGGCGCGGGTGACGGAGGGCGAGGAAGGCTCCCGTTTCCTGCGCGCGGACGCGGTGGAGGTGCTGTCCGCCTCCAAGGACCGGGTCGAGGCGCCCTGCCCGTACGCCGGTCCGGGGCGCTGCGGCGGCTGCGACTGGCAGCACGCCAAGCCCGGCGCCCAGCGGCGGATGAAGGGCGAGGTCATCGCCGAGCAGTTGCAGCGGCTGGCGGGGCTGACGCCCGAGGAGGCCGGCTGGGACGGCACGGTGATGCCGGCCGAGGGCGACAAGCTGCCTGCCGGTCAGGTCCCGGCGTGGCGGACGCGGGTGCAGTACGCCGTGGACGCCGAGACGGGACGGGCGGGTCTGCGCCGGCACCGCTCGCACGAGGTGGAGCCGATCGACCACTGCATGATCGCGGCCGAGGGTGTCAGCGAGCTGGGGATCGAGAAGCGTGACTGGACGGGCATGGAGTCCGTCGAGGCGATCGCGGCGACGGGATCGCAGGACCGCCAGGTGATCCTGACGCCGAGGCCGGGCGCGCGGCTGCCGCTCGTCGAGCTGGACAAGCCGGTGTCCGTGCTGCGGGTGGAGGAGAAGGACGGCGGCGTCCACCGCGTCCACGGCCGCCCCTTCGTCCGCGAACGCGCCGACGGCCGCACCTACCGCGTCGGCAACGGCGGCTTCTGGCAGGTCCACCCGAAGGCCGCGGACACGCTTGTGACGGCGGTCATGCAGGGGCTGCTCCCACGCAAGGGCGAGATGGCGCTCGACCTCTACTGCGGCGTCGGCCTCTTCGCCGGCGCCCTCGCCGACCGGCTCGGCGAGAAGGGCGCGGTGCTCGGCATCGAGTCCGGCAAGCGCGCCGTCGAAGACGCCCGGCACAACCTCGCCGACTTCCCCCGCGTCCGCATCGAGCAGGGCAAGGTCGAGTCGGTCCTGCCGCGCACGGGTATCACCGAGGTCGACCTGATCGTCCTCGACCCGCCTCGGGCGGGAGCGGGACGGAAGACGGTCGAGCACCTGTCGTCGCTCGGCGCGCGTCGTATCGCATACGTGGCGTGCGATCCGGCGGCGCTGGCGCGGGATTTGGGGTACTTCCGGGATGGGGGGTATCGGGTGCGGATGTTGCGGGCGTTCGATCTGTTTCCGATGACGCATCATGTGGAGTGCGTGGCGATCCTCGAACCGGTGGCGAAGGGTTCCTGA
- a CDS encoding sensor histidine kinase KdpD, giving the protein MGRGKLRIYLGAAPGVGKTYAMLSEAHRRVERGTDCVVAFVEHHGRPRTEVMLHGLEQIPRRELEYRGGLFTEMDVDAVLARRPRVALVDELAHTNIPGSRNAKRWQDVEELLAAGIDVVSTVNIQHLESLGDVVESITGVRQRETVPDEVVRRADQIELVDMSPQALRRRMAHGNIYKSDKVDAALSNYFRPGNLTALRELALLWVADRVDEYLQQYRSDHRVSAIWGSRERIVVGLTGGPEGRTLIRRAARLAEKGAGGEVLAVYIARSDGLTSASPKELAVQRALVEDLGGTSHHVVGDDVPAALLEFARGVNATQIVLGVSRRKSWQYVFGPGVGASVARDSGPDLDVHLITHGEAGKGRGLPVARGARLGRSRIIWGWAVGLAGPALLAVLLNAVDLGLANNMLLFLTVVVAAALLGGLFPALASAAFGSLLLNYFFTRPLHRLTIADPKNIVALVIFVGVAVSVASVVDLAARRTQQAARLRAESEILSFLAGNVLRGETGLEELLERVRETFGMESAALLERQSDVEPWTCAGSVGPRPCAGPEDADVDVPVGDHMALALTGRVLPAEDRRVLAAFAAQAAVVLDRRRLRAEADRARALAEGNRIRTALLAAVSHDLRTPLAGIKAAVTSLRSDDVAWSQEDQAELLEGIEDGTDRLDHLVGNLLDMSRLQTGTVTPIIREIDLDEVVPMALGGVPEDSVELDIPETLPMVSVDAGLLERSVANLVENAVKYSPDGKLVLVSASAIADRVEVRVVDRGPGVPDEAKVRIFEPFQRYGDAPRGAGVGLGLAVARGFAEAMDGTLHAEDTPGGGLTMVLSLHGTGSRPPDAAGPHAQEPLHPARPERQSL; this is encoded by the coding sequence ATGGGACGCGGCAAGCTTCGGATCTACCTCGGTGCGGCACCGGGGGTGGGCAAGACGTACGCGATGCTGTCCGAGGCGCATCGGCGGGTCGAGCGGGGCACGGACTGTGTGGTGGCGTTCGTGGAGCATCATGGCCGGCCGCGGACCGAGGTGATGCTGCACGGTCTGGAGCAGATCCCGCGCCGGGAGCTGGAGTATCGCGGCGGTCTCTTCACGGAGATGGACGTCGATGCCGTCCTCGCGCGCCGACCCCGGGTGGCCCTGGTCGACGAGCTGGCGCACACCAACATTCCCGGGTCGCGGAATGCCAAGCGGTGGCAGGACGTGGAGGAGTTGCTGGCGGCCGGGATCGATGTGGTCTCGACGGTGAACATCCAGCATCTGGAGTCGCTGGGCGATGTCGTCGAGTCGATCACGGGGGTGCGGCAGCGGGAGACGGTGCCGGACGAGGTGGTGCGGCGGGCGGATCAGATAGAGCTGGTCGACATGTCGCCGCAGGCGCTGCGGCGGCGGATGGCGCACGGCAACATCTACAAGTCCGACAAGGTCGACGCGGCGCTGTCGAACTACTTCCGGCCCGGGAATCTGACGGCGTTGCGGGAGCTGGCGCTGCTGTGGGTGGCGGACCGGGTCGACGAGTATCTGCAGCAGTACCGCAGCGATCACCGGGTGTCGGCGATCTGGGGTTCGCGGGAGCGGATCGTGGTGGGGCTGACGGGGGGTCCGGAGGGGCGGACGCTGATTCGGCGGGCGGCGCGGCTGGCGGAGAAGGGGGCCGGGGGTGAGGTGCTGGCGGTGTATATCGCCCGCAGCGACGGGTTGACGTCGGCCTCGCCGAAGGAGCTGGCGGTGCAGCGGGCGCTGGTGGAGGACCTGGGTGGGACGTCTCATCATGTGGTGGGGGATGACGTTCCTGCCGCCCTGCTGGAGTTCGCGCGGGGGGTGAATGCCACGCAGATAGTGCTGGGGGTGTCGCGGCGTAAGAGCTGGCAGTACGTGTTCGGGCCGGGTGTGGGGGCTTCGGTGGCCCGGGATTCAGGGCCCGATCTCGACGTCCATCTGATCACCCATGGCGAGGCGGGCAAGGGGCGAGGCCTGCCCGTCGCCCGGGGTGCGCGCCTGGGTCGGTCCAGGATCATCTGGGGCTGGGCGGTCGGGCTGGCCGGCCCGGCGCTCCTGGCGGTGCTGCTGAACGCCGTCGATCTCGGCCTGGCCAACAACATGCTGCTGTTCCTGACGGTGGTCGTGGCGGCGGCGCTGCTCGGCGGGCTCTTCCCGGCGCTGGCCTCGGCGGCCTTCGGGTCGCTGCTGCTGAACTACTTCTTCACCCGGCCCCTGCACCGGCTGACGATCGCGGACCCGAAGAACATCGTCGCCCTCGTGATCTTCGTCGGGGTGGCGGTGTCGGTGGCGTCGGTGGTGGATCTGGCGGCCCGGCGTACTCAGCAGGCGGCGCGGCTGCGGGCCGAGTCGGAGATCCTGTCGTTCCTGGCGGGCAATGTGCTGCGCGGTGAGACCGGGCTGGAGGAGTTGCTGGAGCGGGTGCGGGAGACGTTCGGGATGGAGTCGGCGGCGCTGCTGGAGCGGCAGAGCGATGTGGAGCCGTGGACCTGTGCCGGGAGTGTGGGGCCGCGGCCGTGCGCGGGTCCGGAGGACGCGGATGTGGATGTGCCGGTGGGGGATCACATGGCGCTGGCGCTGACCGGGCGGGTGCTGCCGGCGGAGGACCGGCGGGTGCTGGCCGCGTTCGCCGCGCAGGCGGCGGTGGTGCTGGACCGGCGGCGGCTGCGGGCGGAGGCCGACCGGGCGCGGGCGCTGGCGGAGGGCAACCGGATCCGTACCGCGCTGCTGGCCGCCGTCAGCCATGACCTGCGTACCCCGCTGGCGGGCATCAAGGCGGCGGTGACCAGCCTGCGCTCGGACGATGTGGCGTGGTCTCAGGAGGATCAGGCGGAGCTGCTGGAGGGGATCGAGGACGGTACCGACCGTCTCGACCATCTGGTGGGCAATCTGCTGGACATGTCGCGGCTGCAGACCGGCACGGTCACCCCGATCATCCGGGAGATCGATCTGGACGAGGTGGTGCCGATGGCGCTGGGCGGGGTGCCCGAGGACAGCGTGGAACTCGACATCCCCGAGACCTTGCCGATGGTGTCCGTCGACGCCGGGCTGCTGGAGCGGTCGGTGGCCAACCTGGTCGAGAACGCGGTCAAGTACAGTCCGGACGGCAAGCTCGTCCTGGTGTCCGCCAGCGCCATCGCCGACCGGGTGGAGGTGCGGGTGGTGGATCGCGGGCCCGGTGTCCCGGACGAGGCCAAGGTACGTATCTTCGAGCCGTTCCAGCGTTACGGCGATGCCCCGCGCGGCGCCGGAGTCGGCCTCGGTCTCGCCGTCGCCCGCGGTTTCGCCGAGGCGATGGACGGCACCCTGCACGCCGAGGACACCCCCGGCGGCGGCCTCACCATGGTCCTCTCCCTCCACGGGACCGGCTCCCGCCCGCCGGACGCGGCCGGACCGCACGCGCAGGAACCCCTTCACCCCGCTCGACCGGAAAGGCAGTCCCTATGA
- a CDS encoding OB-fold nucleic acid binding domain-containing protein: MGGVPRSEKPVGRFRRMLDRLSSSQEDLESEELREDADTAGCIRIGDCHDRQIVTVTGTLRTVTLRPRAGVPALEAELFDGSAALDVVWLGRRSIVGIEPGRKLIASGRISMSRGRRVLFNPKYELRPLGRE; encoded by the coding sequence ATGGGTGGTGTTCCTCGTTCCGAAAAGCCGGTGGGCCGGTTCCGGCGCATGCTCGACCGGCTCTCCTCGTCGCAGGAGGACCTGGAGTCGGAGGAGCTGCGCGAGGACGCCGACACCGCAGGCTGTATCCGCATAGGTGACTGCCACGACCGTCAGATAGTGACCGTTACTGGTACCTTGCGCACGGTCACCCTGCGGCCGCGTGCGGGAGTCCCGGCTCTGGAGGCCGAGTTGTTCGACGGCTCCGCCGCGCTGGACGTGGTGTGGCTCGGCCGGCGCTCCATCGTGGGGATAGAGCCCGGACGCAAACTGATCGCATCGGGCCGGATCTCGATGAGCCGCGGACGCCGTGTGCTGTTCAACCCGAAATACGAACTGAGACCCCTCGGACGGGAGTAG
- a CDS encoding DUF3710 domain-containing protein yields MFGRRKKKGAADDAAGEAEQVVDSVDTEADVEVEGGRVRLEPEPRPDGPWDSSEVSDPAEGRVDLGGIFVPGVDGMELRVEVAGDAIVAATVVLRDSAVQLQAFAAPKREGIWGEVREEIAGGITQQGGIVDEVEGPLGWELRAQVPVQLPDGTGGFQVVRFVGVDGPRWFLRGVISGQGAVQPQAAGLLEQIFRDTVVVRGEGPMAPRDPIVLKLPNDAQMVPESVQQEEAGSRFSGGMGQLQRGPEITEVR; encoded by the coding sequence GTGTTCGGACGTCGCAAGAAGAAGGGTGCCGCCGACGACGCGGCCGGCGAGGCCGAGCAGGTCGTCGACAGTGTCGACACTGAGGCGGACGTTGAGGTAGAGGGCGGGCGCGTGCGGCTCGAGCCGGAGCCGCGGCCCGACGGGCCCTGGGACAGCTCAGAGGTGAGCGATCCGGCCGAGGGCCGGGTCGACCTGGGCGGCATCTTCGTGCCGGGTGTCGACGGCATGGAGCTGCGGGTCGAGGTCGCGGGCGACGCGATCGTCGCGGCGACCGTCGTGCTGCGCGACAGCGCCGTCCAGTTGCAGGCCTTCGCCGCTCCCAAGCGCGAGGGCATCTGGGGCGAAGTACGTGAGGAGATCGCCGGCGGCATCACTCAGCAGGGTGGCATCGTCGACGAGGTCGAGGGCCCGCTGGGCTGGGAGCTGCGCGCCCAGGTGCCGGTGCAACTGCCGGACGGCACGGGCGGCTTCCAGGTCGTGCGGTTCGTCGGTGTGGACGGGCCCCGCTGGTTCCTGCGCGGGGTGATCTCCGGGCAGGGTGCGGTGCAGCCGCAGGCCGCGGGGCTGCTCGAGCAGATCTTCCGGGACACGGTCGTGGTCCGCGGCGAGGGCCCGATGGCGCCCCGCGACCCGATCGTCCTGAAGCTGCCGAACGACGCGCAGATGGTCCCCGAGAGTGTCCAGCAGGAGGAGGCGGGCTCGCGCTTCTCCGGTGGCATGGGGCAGTTGCAGCGCGGGCCGGAGATCACCGAGGTCCGCTAG